The proteins below are encoded in one region of Toxoplasma gondii ME49 chromosome IV, whole genome shotgun sequence:
- a CDS encoding Tubulin-tyrosine ligase family protein (encoded by transcript TGME49_318240): MYSSIAALATRQASGSPGALSKVRLQLNTMARRQLVSAATLAAGQDASTGRQKRIYHGLLKTGGRREGSNEHSSPHVRVSDSDCSPTCPTNYKHIYRAGDSEQISCGPHDSPSDGAVNPATLFGSWGRSGDHCLDNGASDVQASEANNDPSRRQSENAPLVSDSVCPAGTSHRSHLPSQRKTTSRNFQPSLRDSSSPQETRAHETEKDVPRLKSKARQSSASHIRLKTKPADHRETPFSQSCTANQEMRRAHTSKGDRETRNKSSRRPERDAERILLSGTEGRIASNCSESQSPTAPEPPFIAQKVVQRLNTEDTSREPKSGLAKAAEPAVKTNRVEVKVFHLNCSSDSAMHKQFEKPPVADGLSESRRKESTRHKTTSIAHVRHRRRLTGLRLKTSLSADHLEVIRDGTDVVDVGNRRGPKHRQCTLTSQVPNRKEEQNNFSSCSTLASERGAEEAPKYKHGIPGAALVRGGGTHSRPSPAYVNKHSIPDTESRRRWWPTLVGSENLVEEESRQRVKAVEPEDAQSAVGGGDTGQRFQQFSVSRSCGNKDKSTEESDEFSNTVLFEEIEQLQQLLGQHTGGVTPSVKSPERQIHCQNTGVHQLPQSGNQTHRVKPLTKKRGGTAGPVSGGRGSACNRSPQSGLEAIELRQEAEPAGGRHDTTRSSSVRMVSNAASSSHAAQEAIPNIDNHVPDTTVSRSVSSYVCHDKAALDGAPAPGQVKSSWHSTEFPGFQGANADRLCGERPKSALIQFVRNVWCRQNSECNSPPGSSVAGRLSTVVLKHDAHLTETASELRGITVSQDDKCTAENPSKTIQRPDTDVRSVPATDVPSCKHVLLTTVRQSWQTELEKTDLERPDTTCVSSSAQTSDSFLQNESHGAPLVVQFSGATRIGSPDCQIQVAQRSTVSLSAPTFSFEKRNKGERLTHCFRGPSVLENEMPTTFRCDYTELTKGSPYTSGISPADWTEGTQESRSGNQAPDAAATLSMESERRTIPLKCRLSHQVKHNETAASSLLNGAVPLFETADKAKETPGCRHSRASWTRFACVRRVGRLKLRRRHRSRVVKKWKENDWEEPGESRDDVILARDRSPRTNAPAGSRYDRLDPSIVALPLPVMPRMDVVEGAPTIAKRGLETFASAIVTERSLAGASARSAGSVFDSRLLGKTVNAPALACRDPNGDRIAVDDFKESPGVDRPTLASSPAGEYLSPCDRHSTASPASEHAVSRSLQASTVTHLSEPEQPLETTGFPTKLSPLFAAVVRDGGNLELRRQTADGNSSWSSLRLRETSSAGRGRQKNLRHSNGVFRLRIRHRRSTPRGPQKCATPHCLLKRSARARRNKGAHRGVTPAGERTEQDLTRTARRPLSASARREKPAFVLPGSRTADRAATRAARRKPSSSSLQRHSVDDAVWGNCHLNSPTNECLETGCPGLRSNAVSSPLGEDKISLPRSQQARGQTSNGLRGLPRHMAERAGQRLAKEKEGKPGTKEAEDKKVGQREGHRRTKAQGPSSECSSFCRGDSKTFPGSPPAFENPVKDVGRDCTVRGQIREGHEGTVAGQRHLRCETNLPPLGSAEQTRGSKLNWDGEEVQRVQEAGAVSLESPDVSSPFCPFDELFGLPDLIPDEWYGDVSKPFTVDAQDKTRVRTQRRNSSRGKMACLAPCSDFEERSHGVAETGGLSPVQQLKAMQVHREQVEQKHLEAVHALHSPRGLRRDPVALRASPSAFPPLMLDVELDSPDFTACHFPEDLLELIGSVEECSPSALRESPSCPFRCRSCRDSSSSVSSPGHLATSEESSSGSSFSTSSSSISVSSQEETASSPSDRTPPSRGVPSTTSPSSGVDSEKRRVSWRKSGNETASDSASEPESAQDEKSDDENRITKPKQPRSQTKRTLDEELISSASSSATDNADVSQGSDSLSDSHLESSSGSSDDKDVDPEQPRAAPDSSLGKLGRSHGSFVDPLTDNSFNATAEMHTQGGQCGVCPRSLRRKANRQQVKIDRGKSGAHRHPAGRRRRSRSQPPWSSLPKRSSRAQHGRREACLKRRLLALENVCMSHEEYMSHFARKMRLPGVENKVACIELTKAKRALMPQLCFVEQGPEFPSKENSGEDSGSEKGKNARLAEPPWKGDEEGKGIRSRHRAVLTIESAVFSCLQKKGWIMNKLLDTHFFDLKWKISDVDEDYRCLRREQLFNHFQNNRVMTTKAGLSRSFRLLAVEEQVRTDAFFPRCYDLSTLDDCMDFLVDYSRCEAVTVLLNYLRCCQAPPAEFEAIMRQPAPDLSVRQSSVLLLWMAYHLVASWLHELDPDYFLDRHDPLGDRRGLDPQRLEVFATHAWNAREQPVAFRRAWHSLAKCSDGCKETGDHSLGESRVRQFLPGNCQIIPGNDAFDNPSSDCSIGPSEAQILSILLELQNCWPLWRAERGDVDLRNLHASDKVAKAAGSAPRDAMQEPRWNHHNIWIMKPSSSSRASGVYCLNNPWDILKSGRGLSDRLVQKYIERPLLIFSGRKFDMRQWVLIRSFAPLKVYAFTDLYLRLCSEPYDLRDLHNRFRHISNWNLNRLNSELHELRSLGQQGDPPDEGVTSRVFSDCSKPLSALREALDRDTGTENFWDLKIKPQIRKLILQTARAARPSIVPRSNCFELYGFDILLDAEYRPWLIEVNLSPACTARAHWHKQMVTSMTRQLLQILIDEPRGSPLNAQSCVSTRKKPHWELLFDESVPPNNAVRTFPPIEPVSSGGSAQAETLSQAGNPFLQFYSQHSTAAWTPGGQGSSRQKTSREIRSGSSYFIDRLAGHRGITKERRGLGVALGGKADLWNKFMVTGERIERQELLELDTRVRINEAVRRLVGWWRQTAWRRRAAQRRKVKVLEDIELDVFFGN; the protein is encoded by the exons ATGTATTCATCCATAGCCGCACTGGCAACCCGCCAGGCGTCTGGCAGTCCCGGGGCGCTGTCCAAAGTACGGCTACAATTGAATACGATGGCACGCCGACAGCTTGTTTCAGCGGCGACACTGGCGGCGGGTCAGGACGCCTCCacggggagacagaagcgcatATATCATGGCCTACTGAAAACCGGAGGTCGCCGTGAAGGCTCCAACGAACACAGCAGTCCGCATGTGAGGGTGAGCGATTCAGACTGCTCGCCAACATGTCCAACAAACTACAAACACATCTACCGGGCGGGAGACTCGGAACAGATTTCTTGTGGTCCACACGACAGCCCCTCGGACGGCGCTGTCAATCCTGCCACTCTCTTCGGCTCCTGGGGACGGTCTGGAGACCATTGTCTTGACAATGGTGCATCGGACGTTCAAGCCAGTGAAGCAAACAATGACCCTTCAAGACGCCAATCTGAGAATGCTCCACTTGTGTCCGACTCTGTTTGTCCCGCTGGCACTTCACATCGGTCTCATTTGCCatcacagagaaaaacgacgtcTCGAAATTTCCAGCCATCATTAAGAGACTCATCGTCGCCTCAAGAGACAAGGGCACatgaaacagagaaagatgtGCCTCGTCTCAAGTCAAAGGCGAGACAATCTTCTGCAAGTCATATTCGGTTGAAAACGAAGCCAGCGGATCATCGAGAAACGCCGTTCTCCCAGAGCTGCACCGCAAATCAAGAAATGCGGCGAGCTCATACGAGTAAAGGTGACAGGGAGACTAGAAACAAGAGTTCGCGCAggccggagagagacgctgaaAGAATCTTGCTGTCAGGCACAGAGGGCCGCATCGCCAGCAACTGTTCAGAATCACAGTCGCCCACTGCTCCAGAACCCCCCTTTATTGCTCAGAAAGTGGTGCAACGTCTGAACACGGAGGATACATCACGTGAGCCTAAATCTGGACTGGCAAAAGCTGCGGAGCCAGCTGTCAAAACGAATCGTGTAGAAGTGAAGGTCTTTCACTTGAACTGCTCGAGTGACTCCGCCATGCACAAACAGTTTGAGAAGCCTCCCGTTGCCGACGGTCTGTCGGAatcgagaaggaaagagtcGACGCGTCATAAAACGACTTCCATCGCCCACGTAAGGCACCGGCGGCGTTTGACCGGGTTGCGACTCAAGACTTCGCTTTCCGCAGATCATCTTGAAGTGATTAGAGATGGCACTGACGTGGTTGACGTCGGGAACCGAAGAGGACCGAAACACCGTCAGTGTACTCTTACAAGCCAGGTGCcgaacagaaaagaggagcagaACAATTTCTCGTCCTGCAGCACACTGGCTTCTGAGAGAGGAGCGGAGGAAGCCCCCAAGTACAAACACGGTATTCCTGGCGCCGCCCTAGTGAGAGGCGGAGGGACGCATTCACGCCCATCTCCCGCTTACGTTAATAAACACAGTATCCCCGATACAGAATCAAGGCGCCGATGGTGGCCCACACTGGTGGGTAGTGAGAACCTAgttgaggaagagagcaggCAGCGCGTCAAGGCGGTTGAACCCGAGGATGCTCAGTCTGCGGTTGGGGGGGGTGATACTGGACAGCGTTTTCAGCAATTTAGCGTGAGTCGGTCGTGTGGCAATAAGGATAAATCGACAGAAGAGTCCGACGAGTTCTCAAACACGGTCCTCTTTGAAGAGATTGAGCAGCTACAGCAATTGCTTGGCCAGCACACGGGCGGTGTCACACCATCCGTGAAAAGTCCTGAACGCCAGATCCACTGTCAAAACACTGGCGTGCATCAGCTTCCCCAATCTGGCAACCAAACGCATCGGGTGAAGCCcttgacgaagaagaggggtGGAACGGCAGGGCCTGTAtcaggaggcagaggctctgcatgcaaccgtAGTCCGCAAAGCGGCTTGGAAGCGATCGAGTTACGACAGGAGGCAGAGCCCGCAGGAGGGAGACACGATACTACTAGAAGTAGCTCAGTAAGGATGGTGTCAAATGCTGCCTCGTCGAGTCACGCCGCCCAAGAAGCGATACCTAACATCGACAACCATGTCCCAGACACGACCGTGAGCAGGTCTGTGTCGTCCTATGTGTGTCATGATAAAGCCGCGCTCGACGGAGCACCAGCTCCTGGACAAGTAAAGAGTTCCTGGCACAGTACGGAGTTCCCGGGTTTCCAGGGAGCGAACGCAGATCGGCTTTGTGGCGAAAGGCCAAAAAGTGCCTTAATACAGTTTGTTAGGAACGTGTGGTGTCGTCAGAATAGCGAGTGCAACAGCCCGCCAGGAAGCTCCGTCGCCGGCAGGCTGTCTACTGTGGTACTGAAACACGACGCACACCTGACTGAAACCGCCAGTGAATTACGCGGGATCACAGTCAGTCAAGACGATAAATGTACTGCAGAGAATCCATCAAAGACGATACAGCGACCAGACACTGATGTACGCAGCGTACCCGCGACAGATGTCCCAAGCTGCAAACACGTACTCCTGACTACTGTTCGACAATCATGGCAAACAGAACTGGAAAAGACAGACCTCGAGCGACCCGACACGACCTGCGTTTCATCTAGTGCCCAGACGTCAGATTCATTTCTGCAAAATGAGTCGCACGGGGCTCCGCTCGTCGTTCAGTTTTCGGGAGCGACCCGTATAGGGTCGCCAGACTGTCAGATTCAGGTCGCGCAGAGAAGcactgtgtctctctcagctCCTACGTTTTCTTTCGAGAAGCGAAATAAAGGCGAAAGGCTCACGCATTGTTTCCGTGGACCTTCTGTTCTTGAAAACGAGATGCCAACAACTTTCCGATGCGACTACACAGAGTTAACGAAGGGAAGCCCTTACACCAGTGGTATATCACCTGCGGACTGGACAGAAGGGACCCAGGAGAGCAGGAGCGGCAACCAAGCTCCTGATGCCGCAGCCACTCTCTCCATGGAATCAGAGCGCAGAACAATTCCTTTAAAGTGTCGCCTATCTCACCAGGTTAAGCATAACGAAACCGCTGCCTCTAGCTTGCTAAACGGCGCTGTGCCCCTTTTTGAGACGGCAGACAAAGCCAAGGAGACTCCGGGCTGTCGCCACTCGCGAGCTTCGTGGACCCGTTTCGCCTGTGTCAGGCGAGTTGGCCGGCTCAAGCTGAGACGGCGGCATCGGAGCCGAGTCGTCaagaagtggaaggaaaACGACTGGGAGGAACCTGGTGAATCCCGAGATGATGTGATACTCGCCAGGGACCGTAGTCCCAGGACGAATGCGCCGGCAGGGTCACGTTATGACAGGCTTGACCCAAGCATCGTGGCATTACCACTCCCAGTCATGCCCCGGATGGATGTTGTCGAAGGTGCTCCCACGATTGCAAAGCGCGGACTAGAAACCTTCGCTAGCGCAATTGTAACGGAGAGGTCACTCGCCGGAGCCTCTGCCCGAAGTGCCGGCAGTGTGTTCGACTCTCGCTTACTTGGTAAAACAGTGAACGCGCCGGCGCTAGCATGTAGAGATCCTAATGGAGACCGCATTGCGGTCGATGACTTCAAAGAATCTCCCGGTGTTGACAGACCTACGCTAGCGTCGTCACCGGCCGGAGAGTATCTGTCGCCGTGCGACAGGCATTCTACAGCATCGCCGGCTTCTGAACACGCAGTCAGTCGTTCCTTACAGGCTTCAACAGTAACCCACTTATCGGAACCTGAGCAGCCACTGGAAACAACTGGATTCCCTACAAAGTTGTCGCCGTTATTTGCTGCCGTTGTCCGAGATGGAGGCAACCTAGAGTTGAGAAGGCAGACCGCAGACGGAAACAGCAGTTGGTCTAGTCTACGACTGCGGGAGACGTCTTCAGCAGGTCGAGGTCGCCAGAAGAATTTGCGACACTCGAACGGTGTTTTTCGCCTGCGCATACGCCACCGGAGGTCGACTCCACGGGGGCCGCAGAAATGTGCGACGCCGCATTGTCTCCTTAAAAGGTCGGCAAGAGCTAGGCGGAACAAAGGAGCACACAGGGGCGTTACACCAGctggagaaaggacagagcAAGACCTGACGCGGACCGCAAGAAGACCGCTGTCAGCGTCAGCTCGGCGGGAGAAGCCGGCATTTGTGCTTCCTGGATCGCGGACAGCAGATCGGGCAGCGACACGCGCAGCGCGGCGGaagccttcctcttcctcgctccaGAGACACTCTGTTGACGATGCCGTTTGGGGGAATTGCCACTTGAATTCTCCAACAAACGAATGCCTGGAAACGGGTTGTCCAGGCCTTCGTTCGAATGCAGTCAGCTCGCCTCTTGGTGAGGACAAAATCAGCCTGCCACGGTCTCAGCAAGCTCGAGGACAGACGTCAAACGGCTTGAGAGGCCTTCCGCGGCACATGGCTGAAAGAGCTGGTCAGCGGCTtgcaaaggagaaggagggaaagcCTGGgacgaaggaagcagaggacaagaaagtggggcagagagagggacacAGGCGTACCAAAGCTCAGGGTCCAAGTTCCGAGTGTAGCAGCttctgcagaggagacagcaaaacATTCCCCGGCAGCCCACCGGCCTTTGAGAATCCCGTCAAAGACGTCGGAAGAGACTGCACCGTCAGAGGACAAATTCGTGAAGGGCACGAAGGAACAGTTGCCGGGCAAAGACACTTGCGCTGCGAAACGAATCTTCCACCACTTGGGTCCGCAGAGCAGACCAGGGGAAGCAAGTTGAACTGGGATGGCGAAGAAGTACAACGCGTACAGGAAGCGGGTGCTGTGAGCCTGGAATCGCCCGACGTGTCATCTCCGTTTTGCCCCTTTGACGAACTGTTTGGATTGCCAGACCTCATCCCTGATGAGTGGTACGGTGACGTCTCGAAACCGTTCACCGTGGATGCCCAAGACAAAACGCGTGTTCGCACGCAGCGTCGGAATTCTTCCAGAGGCAAGATGGCCTGTTTGGCACCATGTTCAGACTTCGAAGAACGCTCACATGGCGTAGCGGAAACAGGTGGGCTTTCCCCCGTGCAGCAGCTAAAGGCGATGCAGGTCCACCGGGAACAAGTTGAACAGAAACACCTGGAGGCAGTTCACGCTCTGCACTCTCCTCGTGGATTGCGCAGGGATCCTGTGGCCTTGCGCGCTTCCCCGTCTGCGTTTCCCCCGCTAATGCTCGACGTCGAGTTAGATTCGCCAGACTTCACAGCATGCCATTTTCCTGAAGATTTGCTTGAACTAATCGGTTCCGTTGAGGAATGCTCCCCCAGCGCCTTAAGAGAATCCCCGTCTTGCCCTTTCCGATGTAGGAGCTGTCGAGACTCCTCGAGCTCAGTGTCATCACCGGGCCATCTTGCGACAAGCGAAGAGTCGTCTTCcggttcttctttctccacttcgtcttcgtccatttctgtttcctctcagGAGGAAACAGCAAGTTCTCCCTCGGATCGCACGCCGCCGTCACGTGGTGTCCCGAGCACAACGTCTCCCTCGTCCGGTGTTGACTCCGAGAAGAGGCGTGTTTCGTGGCGCAAGTCCGGAAACGAGACTGCCTCTGATTCTGCCAGCGAGCCGGAGTCGGCTCAAGATGAAAAAAGTGATGATGAAAACAGAATTACCAAGCCAAAACAACCGCGGTCCCAAACGAAAAGGACGTTGGACGAGGAATTGATTTCGTCGGCATCATCGTCTGCGACCGACAACGCCGATGTGTCTCAGGGTAGCGATTCACTTAGCGACAGTCACCTGGAGAGTAGCTCCGGCTCTTCTGATGACAAGGATGTCGATCCTGAACAGCCCAGGGCAGCACCCGACAGCTCTTTAGGGAAGTTAGGCAGAAGTCATGGGAGTTTTGTTGACCCTCTGACCGACAACAGTTTTAACGCGACGGCAGAAATGCACACACAGGGTGGTCAGTGTGGCGTTTGCCCGCGTAGTCTTCGGAGAAAAGCCAACAGACAGCAGGTCAAAATTGACCGGGGAAAATCGGGCGCTCATCGGCACCCGGCAGGCCGGCGTCGAAGAAGTCGGAGCCAGCCTCCTTGGTCAAGCCTGCCGAAACGCTCGAGTCGTGCGCAACACGGTCGCCGGGAAGCTTGCTTGAAACGGAGACTTCTGGCGCTGGAGAATGTGTGTATGAGCCACGAAGAGTACATGAGCCACTTCGCCCGAAAGATGAGACTGCCAGGGGTGGAGAACAAAGTTGCCTGTATCGAGCTGACGAAAGCAAAACGAGCGCTCATGCCACAACTGTGCTTTGTCGAACAGGGCCCTGAGTTCCCGTCGAAGGAAAACTCCGGTGAGGACTCAGGgagcgagaaaggcaaaaaCGCCCGGCTCGCAGAACCTCCGTggaaaggcgacgaggaagggaAAGGCATCCGGTCCCGTCACCGTGCCGTGCTAACTATCGAGAGTGCCGTGTTCAGCTGCTTGCAGAAAAAGGGATGGATAATGAACAAGTTGCTCGACACTCACTTTTTCGACCTCAAATGGAAGATATCGGACGTCGACGAAGACTACCGGTGTCTGCGACGGGAGCAGCTCTTCAACCACTTCCAGAACAACCGGGTCATGACGACGAAAGCGGGGCTGTCTCGCAGCTTTCGTCTGCTCGCTGTCGAGGAGCAAGTGAGGACTGACGCGTTCTTCCCCCGGTGTTACGATCTAAGCACTCTGGACGACTGCATGGACTTCCTAGTCGATTACAGCCGCTGCGAGGCCGTGACAGTTCTCTTGAATTACCTACGATGTTGCCAGGCGCCCCCGGCGGAATTCGAAGCCATCATGCGTCAGCCAGCTCCGGACCTTTCTGTGAGACAGTCCAGcgtcctgcttctctggaTGGCGTACCACCTTGTTGCGAGCTGGCTACATGAGCTAGACCCTGACTACTTCCTCGACAGGCATGACCCACTTGGGGACAGACGGGGGCTGGATCCGCAGCGACTCGAAGTCTtcgcgacgcatgcatggaaTGCCAGGGAGCAGCCAGTGGCGTTTCGACGTGCGTGGCATTCGCTGGCGAAATGCTCTGATGGCTGCAAAGAAACAGGTGACCACAGCCTAGGGGAAAGCCGTGTCCGTCAGTTTCTCCCAGGGAACTGTCAGATTATTCCAGGGAATGATGCTTTCGACAATCCCTCATCGGACTGTTCAATAGGACCCTCCGAGGCGCAGATCCTCAGCATTCTTCTCGAACTGCAGAACTGCTGGCCGCTCTGGCgcgccgagagaggcgacgtgGATTTGAGGAATCTACATGCATCGGACAAAGTCGCAAAAGCAGCAGGAAGCGCACCGCGCGACGCCATGCAAGAACCACGGTGGAACCATCACAACATTTGGATCATGAAGCCTTCAAGTAGCTCAAGAGCTTCTGGAGTCTATTGTCTCAACAACCCATGGGACATTTTGAAGTCTG GAAGAGGCTTGAGTGACCGACTGGTGCAGAAGTATATCGAGCGTCCACTGCTCATTTTCTCAGGGCGGAAGTTTGACATGCGCCAGTGGGTCCTCATTCGCAGCTTCGCTCCGCTAAAGGTTTACGCGTTCACAGATCTTTACTTGCGTCTCTGCTCAGAGCCGTACGACCTTCGCGATCTGCACAACCGGTTCCGCCATATCAGCAACTGGAACCTAAACCGCCTGAACAGCGAGCTGCACGAACTACGTAGCCTGGGACAGCAAGGAGATCCACCGGATGAAGGCGTCACATCTCGGGTCTTCTCCGACTGCAGTAAACCGCTCTCTGCACTACGAGAGGCGCTAGACCGAGACACGGGAACGGAGAACTTTTGGGACCTCAAGATCAAGCCTCAAATTCGCAAACTAATTCTGCAGACAGCAAGAGCGGCCCGTCCGTCTATTGTTCCACGTTCCAACTGCTTCGAACTGTATGGATTCGATATCCTCTTGGATGCTGAGTATCGACCGTGGCTCATCGAAGTGAACCTCAGTCCAGCCTGCACCGCTCGCGCCCACTGGCATAAGCAAATGGTCACTTCCATGACCCGACAGTTGTTGCAAATTCTCATTGACGAGCCCCGCGGCTCACCACTGAATGCCCAATCATGTGTTTCGACCAGGAAAAAACCCCACTGGGAGCTCCTATTTGATGAATCTGTTCCGCCAAATAACGCTGTGCGCACATTCCCCCCCATCGAGCCAGTCTCCTCGGGCGGTTCTGCACAAGCAGAGACACTTTCTCAGGCTGGTAATCCATTTCTCCAGTTCTATAGTCAACACTCCACTGCTGCCTGGACACCGGGTGGACAAGGGAGCTCCCGACAGAAAACCTCACGAGAAATCCGGTCTGGGTCTTCCTATTTCATCGACCGACTAGCAGGACACCGCGGAATTAccaaggagagacgaggcctGGGGGTGGCTCTTGGAGGCAAGGCAGATCTCTGGAACAAATTCATGGTCACTGGAGAGAGGATCGAGAGACAAGAACTTCTGGAGCTGGACACGCGTGTACGCATCAACGAGGCCGTCCGTCGTCTGGTCGGCTGGTGGAGGCAGACAGCGTGGCGGCGGCGCGCGGCACAACGGCGGAAAGTGAAAGTTCTTGAAGATATTGAGCTAGATGTATTCTTTGGGAACTGA
- the PGKI gene encoding phosphoglycerate kinase PGKI (encoded by transcript TGME49_318230~Product name based on PMID:17449654.) has translation MLANKLGIQDVGAQLTGKSVLIRVDFNVPMKDGVVQDATRIKATLPTLEYALSKNPRCLVLLSHAGRPDGRVQMKYTLKPVAAALQEFLPKKVTFVEDCVGPKAEEAVQAAKNGEILVMENVRFHIEEEGKGVDEQGNKIKASPEAIAKFKADLTKLGDIYINDAFGTAHRAHASMVGIEVPVRAAGLLMKKELDYFSKALECPEKPFLAILGGAKVRDKIQLIENMLDRVQMMIVAGGMAFTFKKVLDNMPIGDSLFDEEGAKIVPDIMAKAKAKGVEMLFSCDFLCADKFDNNANTQICEDKTGIPDGWMGVDIGPKTVEKATEMILRAKTLVWNGPPGVFEMSNFAKGSIAFCGAVAKATEKGCITIVGGGDTAALVEREGYASKVSHVSTGGGASLELLEGKTLPGVAALSNK, from the exons ATGCTGGCAAACAAGCTCGGAATTCAAGATGTGGGTGCCCAG CTCACGGGGAAGTCCGTGTTGATCCGCGTGGACTTCAACGTCCCGATGAAGGACGGCGTTGTCCAGGATGCTACTCGCATCAAGGCCACGCTGCCGACCCTGGAGTACGCGCTGAGCAAGAACCCCCGATGCCTCGTGCTCCTGTCCCACGCCGGTCGCCCCGATGGCCGCGTTCAGATGAAGTACACCCTGAAGCCTGTGGCCGCCGCTCTCCAGGAGTTCCTCCCTAAGAAGGTCACCTTCGTCGAGGACTGCGTCGGCCCCAAGGCCGAGGAGGCCGTCCAGGCGGCGAAGAACGGCGAAATCCTGGTCATGGAAAACGTGCGCTTCCAcatcgaagaggaaggcaagGGCGTCGACGAACAGGGCAACAAAATCAAGGCTAGCCCTGAGGCGATTGCCAAATTCAAGGCAGACCTCACCAA GCTGGGTGACATCTACATCAACGACGCGTTCGGGACCGCCCACcgtgcgcatgcatcgatgGTCGGAATTGAGGTGCCTGTCCGCGCGGCGGGTCTCCtgatgaagaaggaacttGACTACTTCTCCAAGGCTCTGGAGTGCCCCGAGAAGCCCTTCCTGGCTATTCTGGGAGGCGCCAAGGTTCGCGACAAGATCCAGCTCATCGAGAACATGCTCGACCGTGTGCAGATGATGATCGTTGCCGGCGGTATGGCGTTCACCTTCAAGAAAGTCCTCGACAACATGCCCATTGGCGACAGTCTGTTTGATGAGGAGGGTGCAAAGATTGTTCCGGACATCatggcgaaggcgaaggcaaaGGGCGTTGAAATGCTCTTCTCCTGCGACTTCTTGTGCGCCGACAAATTCGACAACAACGCAAACACTCAGATTTGCGAAGACAAGACCGGCATCCCCGACGGATGGATGGGCGTCGACATTGGCCCCAAGACCGTTGAGAAGGCCACCGAG atgatCCTCCGCGCGAAGACCCTCGTGTGGAACGGCCCCCCTGGCGTGTTCGAGATGTCGAACTTCGCCAAGGGCAGCATCGCGTTCTGCGGAGCTGTCGCaaaggcgacggagaagggATGCATCACCATTGTCGGCGGTGGTGACACAGCCGCTTTGGTTGAGAGGGAGGGCTACGCCTCGAAGGTCAGCCATGTCTCCACCGGTGGTGGTGCCTCTCTCGAGCTCCTCGAAGGCAAAACTCTTCCTGGTGTCGCGGCTCTGTCCAACAAATGA